The DNA segment ATTTGTCTTTAAAGCTAATGATCTGATCGTAGAACTGCTGCGTGAGAAAGGCGCACTGCTGCACGTTGAGAAACTCAACCACAGCTACCCGTGCTGCTGGCGTCACAAAACGCCAATCATCTTCCGCGCTACGCCACAGTGGTTCATCAGCATGGATCAGAAAGGCTTACGTCAGAAGTCTTTGGAAGAGATCAAGGGCGTGCAATGGATCCCTGACTGGGGTCAGGCACGTATCGAAAACATGGTTGCTAACCGTCCTGACTGGTGTATCTCCCGTCAGCGTACGTGGGGCGTGCCGATGTCTCTGTTCGTTCATAAAGATACCGAGCAGCTTCATCCGCGCAGCCTTGAGCTGATGGAAGAAGTCGCAAAACGCGTTGAAGCTGATGGCATCCAGGCGTGGTGGGATCTCAACCCAGAAGACATTCTGGGCGCAGACGCTGCCGATTATGTCAAAGTGCCAGATACGCTGGACGTCTGGTTTGACTCCGGTTCTACACACTCCTCCGTTGTGGATGTGCGCCCTGAGTTCAACGGTCATTCTCCGGATCTGTATCTGGAAGGCTCAGACCAGCATCGCGGCTGGTTCATGTCTTCTCTGATGATTTCGACGGCGATGAAAGGCAAAGCGCCTTACAAACAAGTGCTGACCCACGGCTTCACCGTGGATGGTCAGGGCCGTAAAATGTCTAAATCCATCGGTAACACCATTGCGCCGCAAGACGTAATGAACAAGTTGGGTGGCGACATTCTGCGTCTGTGGGTGGCGTCAACGGATTACACCGGCGAAATCGCCGTGTCCGACGAAATCCTGAAACGTGCTGCTGATTCTTATCGCCGTATCCGTAACACCGCGCGCTTCCTGCTGGCGAACCTTAACGGTTTCGATCCGGCGTTGCACAGCGTGGCACCGGAAGAGATGGTTGTGTTGGATCGCTGGGCCGTTGGCCGCGCGAAAGCCGCACAGGACGAGATCATTGCCGCGTACGAAGCCTATGATTTCCATGGCGTTGTTCAGCGTCTGATGCAGTTCTGCTCGATCGAAATGGGCTCTTTCTATCTGGATATTATTAAAGATCGCCAGTACACCGCGAAGAGCGACAGCGTTGCGCGCCGCAGCTGCCAGACCGCGCTGTATCACATCTGCGAAGCACTGGTACGCTGGATGGCGCCAATCATGTCCTTCACTGCTGATGAAATCTGGGCTGAACTGCCGGGTAGCCGCGAGAAGTTCGTCTTTACCGAAGAATGGTACGACGGTCTGTTTGGCCTGATCGGTAACGAATCCATGAACGATGCGTTCTGGGATGAATTGCTGAAAGTGCGTGGCGAAGTGAACAAAGTGATTGAACAGGCGCGTGCTGATAAACGTCTGGGCGGTTCTCTGGAAGCGGCTGTGACCTTGTATGCCGATGACGCGCTGGCAACCGACCTGCGTTCTTTGGGTAACGAACTGCGCTTTGTGCTCCTGACTTCCGGCGCGAAAGTCGCCGCGTTGTCTGAAGCTGATGATTCAGCGCAGGCCAGCGAATTGCTGAAAGGCTTGAAAATCGGACTGGCGAAAGCGGAAGGTGAGAAGTGCCCGCGCTGCTGGCATTTCACCACCGATATTGGCCAGAACGCGGAACACAGCGACATCTGTGGCCGTTGTGTGACTAACATTGCCGGTGACGGCGAAGAGCGTAAGTTTGCATAATGACTAAACCTTTCTGTTCTACCGGACTCCGCTGGCTATGGCTGGCGGTTCTCGTCGTTATCGTCGATCTCGGCAGTAAGTTTCTGGTCATGGGGCATTTTCAGCTCGGTGAATCCATGCCGCTGATCCCGTTCTTTAATCTGACCTACGCTCACAACCCAGGCGCGGCGTTCAGTTTCCTGGCGGATAAAGGTGGCTGGCAGCGCTGGTTCTTCACCGCGATTGCGCTGGTAATCGTGGTGGTTCTGCTGGTGCTGATGTACCGCAGCAGTGCAAAGCAGCGTCTGAATAACATCGCATTTGCGATGATTATTGGTGGCGCGCTGGGCAACATGTTTGACCGCATGGTGCACGGCTTCGTGATCGACTTTATCGATTTCTACGTGAACGACTGGCACTACCCGATCTTTAATCTGGCCGACAGCTTTATCTGCGTCGGCGCAGTGCTGGTCGTGCTGGAAGGTTTCCTTGCGAAACCGAACGAAGCAGCGAAGAGCAAAGGATAAGAAATATGTCTCAACAGGTGAAACATGACAGCGCTGTGCTGGTGCATTTTACGTTGAAGCTGGAAGATGGTTCGACGGCAGAATCTACCCGCGCCAATGGAAAACCTGCGCTGTTTCGCCTCGGCGACGGCAGCCTGTCTGACGCGCTGGAAAATCAGCTGACCGGGTTGAGCGTCGGGGATAAACATGCCTTCACGCTGTCCCCTGAATCGGCTTTCGGTACCAAAAGCCCGGATCTGGTGCAGTTCTTTTCGCGTCGTGATTTCCAGGAAACCGGGGTGCCGGATGTCGGCACCATCATGCTGTTCAGTGGTCGTGACGGCAATGAAATGCCGGGCGTAGTGCGTGAAGTGACAGAGGATTCTATCACTGTCGATTTCAATCATCCGCTGGCGGGACAGCACATCGATTTCGATATCGAAGTGCTGGAAATTGACCCGCAACTGGAGGAGAAACATGCAGATATTGCTGGCTAACCCACGCGGTTTTTGTGCGGGTGTTGATCGCGCCATCAGCATTGTTGAACGTGCGCTTGAGCTTTATGGCGCACCGATTTATGTGCGTCACGAAGTGGTGCATAACCGTTATGTGGTCGATAGCCTGCGTCAGCGCGGTGCGATTTTCATCGAGCAAATCAGCGAAGTGCCGGACGGTTCGATCCTGATTTTCTCTGCGCACGGTGTTTCTCAGGCGGTACGTGCCCAAGCGAAAGAACGCGACCTGACGATGCTGTTTGACGCCACCTGTCCTCTGGTGACCAAAGTGCATATGGAAGTGGCGCGCGCCAGCCGAAAAGGCACAGAAGCGATTCTGATTGGTCACGCCGGTCATCCGGAAGTGGAAGGCACCATGGGGCAGTACAGCAATCCGAAAGGCGGCATGTATCTGGTCGAGGCGCCGGAAGACGTCTATAAATTGCAGGTGAAAGACGAAAACAACCTGTGTTTTATGACGCAAACTACGCTCTCGGTGGATGACACTTCGGCCATCATTGATGCGTTGCGCGATCGCTTCCCGAAAATCATCGGGCCGCGTAAAGATGACATTTGCTACGCCACCACTAACCGTCAGGAAGCCGTCCGAACGCTGGCCGATGGCGCGGATGTGGTGCTGGTTGTTGGGTCAAAAAACTCCTCTAACTCCAACCGTCTGGCGGAGCTGGCTCAGCGCGTCGGCGTGCCTTCTTATCTGATCGATTCTGCGGCGGATATTCAGGAAAGCTGGCTGAAAGATGCCAAAAGCATCGGTGTCACGGCGGGTGCTTCCGCACCGGATATCCTGGTGCAGGATGTGATAAGCAAGCTGAAAACCTTTGGCGGAATGGATGTGATTAACATCGAAGGGCGCGAAGAGAATATCGTGTTCGAAGTGCCAAAAGAACTGCGTGTGGACGTGAAACAGATCGACTGATTTGTCTCAGGCAACATGCAAAAAATGAAAAACCGGCTCAATTGTGGCCGGTTTTTTTTATGCGCGTTCTGACCGCATTATGCCTTTTGCAGTTTGAATAGGTTCTGCGGTACACCCACCGTTGACGTTTGTACATGCAGCAATGCGCCTTCAAGCGCATGCGGTGTATCGAGATTTTTGCGTGCTGACGTGATGTACAAATCGGTCATGTCCGGGCCTCCAAAGGTACAACAGCTAGGCTGCGTCACCGGTACCGGCACGGTATCGAGAGTAAGCAATTCACCCTGATTGATTTGCTGGCGTAACAGACATTTCGATCCCCAGCAGGCGGTGAGCAGCCACCCATTTTGCGCCAGCGCCGAACCATCCGGAGATTTATCCCCGGAAGAGAAACAGGAGATTTTCTGGGGATTTATACGGCGTGCATTAGCGGAGTAGAAGCGGTTTTTCTTGGTGTCCGCAAACCAGACTTTTCCTTCAAACCAGACGAGAGTGTTGGTGATCCCGACGTTATCGAGCATCATTTCTGGTGCCTCGGTTCCGGATTCATAGCGAAACCACGCGCCGTTATTTTTTTCCTCTTTGATATCAAGCGTGCCAAACCACAGTGAACCATCCGGCGCGATAGCGGCTTCGTTCGGACGTGTGCCTTCTGCACCGGGATAGCCGCACAGCGTCTGACGGCTTTTACTTTCGTAATCGTACAGATGGATCCCATCCTGAGAGACGAGTAAAAACTGATTTCGTTTTTCCGTCATCAGAACGGCGCTGGTTACGCTGGGTAAATCGTGGATTTCAGTTTTCTTTGTCTCGGGCCAGTAACGCAAAACGCGCTGGGCAAGAATATCGACCCACAATAATGATTGAGTGCGCTGGCACCAGACGGGTGTTTCACCCAATTCGGCTCGATAATCGCCAATGGCGGTCACGTCGGACCGGAATAATGCGGACATCGTAAAGCTCTCCTTGAAGGATGAGATGTGGATGTATTCAGTCTAGTCCGGCTTTGCCCGCGTGGGATAGGAGAAAAGGTGTAAAAAGAAAGGGCCAGCCCGTCAATAAGACGTAAAGCTGGCCCTCTGATATTCAGTTGTTAAGGCTTAGAAGTCGTAACGCAGACGGATCAGGTTCATATCACCGAGGTTATCGGTGGAAGACGTGAACACGTGCTCGTAATCAACACGGAAACCGTAATCGAGCTGGAAAGACACACCGAGGCCGTTATCAATACGCTGGTAATTGCGGCCAGTCACATAGGTCAGACGGTCACCCATGAAGTATGGCTGAATGGTTTTGACCGCCAGCTGATTGACTGGGAAAGCGTAGCCCAGGAAGTATTCCAGACCGTACGCGTCGCCCGCGAAGAAGTGATCTTCATTTTTCAGGCCAGTCTGCAGGAAGTCATGGTAGTAACCGCCGCCGAAGGAGGCTGTCCAGTTGCCTGGTTTCCAGCTTAGCGCAGTACCCACAATGCTTTGGTTGTAGTCTTTGGACGTATTGTCGCCCGGGTTTCTCATCTCTGCGTCGGTGTAGTTGTACGCAGTACCCCAGGTCAGATCTTTAGTGATGTGATAATCAACGCCGACAGAACCGCCGCCGTTACGTTTGTAACGCAGGCCATTTTTGCCGGTCAGCAATTCGCTGTCTTCAAAAAGGTAAGAGGCATACACATCTGCATCGCCGAAGGTGTTTTTATATTTCAGCATTTTACGTGAACGGTAAGAACCGTCGTAGTCGCCGTTCACACCATTGCCCGGTGCCTGGGCGAGCATGTCGTAGTCCCAGATATCGGTTTTCGCACCAACCACGTCGTAGTAAACGCTGTTTTGCTGACCAAACGTCAGCTGACCGTAGGTTTTACTTTTAAGACCGGTATACAGCATACGGCGGGAGGTGTTATGCGCGCCTGCTGCATAGTGGTTATCCCAGCCAGTCAGGGCAGGGATATTGACACCCAGCTCGTAGTAGTTAATCCAGCTGATATCATCAAACAGATAATAATCAGTAGAGAAACGAAAACGTGTACCGCCATCAAAACCGTTGGTTTTATAGTTTTTCACGCCATTCTGGAACTGGAACTGGGGACGAATGCTCCCGCCTACCTGGAATTGCAGGCGGCTCAGCGGATCGTTAGGTTGTGGATCTTGCTTGATCAGCGTGATTTCTGCGTGTGAAGCGAAAGACGCCAGACCGAATAACAGGCCAGCCGTTGCCACTTGCGTGACTTTGTTTAATTTGAAGTTCATATAAGTCCCTGCGCCAATACTCTGTTTTGAAATGACTATCTGTTTCTAAATAACTCACAGAGAAATTGGCCGTGTGTGTTTTTGTATTTTCCCCTCACTCATAACAATCTGGTAAGGGTGAAGACGCGCCTCATACGTTCAGGCTACTTAATTTTTGACCGGTCAGAAATCAAATTTCGCCAGTTAAAATTAGCTGGCTATTTATTATCATATTTATTGATTTAATCAATACGATTTGATGCCATATAATAAAAAATTAATGATTTAGATCCGAAAATCTGCGCGATTGCTGGATTTGTCTGCGATGGGAGCTGTGCGAGGGAATGGGGGAATCTCCCCTGAGCAAGGCTCTCAGGAGAGCTTCAAGTGCTATGAGCGTGACCAGTAATCGGAACTGTTGATCATCTGCATACTTTCTCTCATCTGGTCGGGTTGCATTGCCGTTACGCTTTGCCCGGCCGCAAATATCGCCATCGCGTCCACCAGCTGTTCTAACTGGGTTGCTTCCAGAGATTGCCCGTCAGCGACGCTGATGACTTTATTTTGATAGGCGGATCCAGAGAACCAGTCATTCAGTGTCACAGAATCATTGGTTCCTATTTCGCTGATCAGTAAATGGCTATTTTCACGCGAAAACCAAAGATCCTGAACGTTGGCATCAGTAAATTGGATCGAATCAATATCATCTGCATTTTGCATTATGTCAGTCACAACATCCTGATTATGGCCTTTGGCAAAAAGATAGGTATCCGAGCCAGCACCGCCGGAAAGTGTGTCGTTACCGGCACCTCCGTTGAGAATATCATTGTCGTCAAGACCAAAGATTGCGTCGTTGCCCGCACCGCCATCCAGCGTATCGTTGCTATCGTTGCCAAGGAGGGTGTCATTACCTTCGCCGCCGCTTATTGCATTGGAAGCATACCAGCCCACAAGGTAGTCATTTAGGAAGCTACCCTTTATTGGGATACTTATCGTTTCTAGATCGGCGAGAGTAAGGGTTTTATCGTCAAAGGCGAAACTAAAACCCCGGCAATATGCCGGACCAAAATATCCTTTAAGTCTGACGCTATCGTCATTCCCATAGGCTCGAATGATCAGGTCCCCGTCTTTATTTTCGAAGCGGGCATCGGCAAAACGGGCTCCTGTAAAGCGCAGAGTGTCATTCTCGCTCACATTATTTGCACCATCAGCGAGCGTGTCCTGCCCATGTCCGGCAGAGAAGAGGTAGGTATTAGGATTATAGTAATGTGCTGTGAGTGCTTCATTTGCCGCACTGCTCACAATATAGGTTTCAGTGTATTGGTTTAAAACTGCCATTTCTCCCGCGAAGTCAGGTGAGTTGACGAGTAAAGACGAGGCAGTTTTGACCATATCAAGGAATCGATAGGTATCCTTTTCTTTCAGATTTTCCAGATAAGTGTTAAACGCAGAAAAATTCAATGTGAATCCACTAAAATCGTCTTTTATATCAGGAGTGATAAGAGAGAAAGCCTCACGGTA comes from the Enterobacteriaceae bacterium Kacie_13 genome and includes:
- the ileS gene encoding isoleucine--tRNA ligase, with amino-acid sequence MSDYKNTLNLPETGFPMRGDLAKREPDMLKNWYDQDLYGIIRAAKKGKKTFILHDGPPYANGSIHIGHSVNKILKDMIIKSKGLAGFDAPYVPGWDCHGLPIELKVEQLIGKPGEKVTAAEFREACRKYAAEQVEGQKKDFIRLGVLGDWDHPYLTMDFKTEANIIRALGKIIGNGHLHKGAKPVHWCTDCGSSLAEAEVEYYDKVSPSIDVTFNATDAAAVAAKFGATAFNGPISLVIWTTTPWTMPANRAISLNAEFSYQLVQIEGQCLILATDLVESVMKRAGVSEWTVLGECKGADLELLRFQHPFLGFDVPAILGDHVTLDAGTGAVHTAPGHGPDDFVIGQKYGLEVANPVGPNGCYLPGTYPTLDGKFVFKANDLIVELLREKGALLHVEKLNHSYPCCWRHKTPIIFRATPQWFISMDQKGLRQKSLEEIKGVQWIPDWGQARIENMVANRPDWCISRQRTWGVPMSLFVHKDTEQLHPRSLELMEEVAKRVEADGIQAWWDLNPEDILGADAADYVKVPDTLDVWFDSGSTHSSVVDVRPEFNGHSPDLYLEGSDQHRGWFMSSLMISTAMKGKAPYKQVLTHGFTVDGQGRKMSKSIGNTIAPQDVMNKLGGDILRLWVASTDYTGEIAVSDEILKRAADSYRRIRNTARFLLANLNGFDPALHSVAPEEMVVLDRWAVGRAKAAQDEIIAAYEAYDFHGVVQRLMQFCSIEMGSFYLDIIKDRQYTAKSDSVARRSCQTALYHICEALVRWMAPIMSFTADEIWAELPGSREKFVFTEEWYDGLFGLIGNESMNDAFWDELLKVRGEVNKVIEQARADKRLGGSLEAAVTLYADDALATDLRSLGNELRFVLLTSGAKVAALSEADDSAQASELLKGLKIGLAKAEGEKCPRCWHFTTDIGQNAEHSDICGRCVTNIAGDGEERKFA
- a CDS encoding lipoprotein signal peptidase encodes the protein MTKPFCSTGLRWLWLAVLVVIVDLGSKFLVMGHFQLGESMPLIPFFNLTYAHNPGAAFSFLADKGGWQRWFFTAIALVIVVVLLVLMYRSSAKQRLNNIAFAMIIGGALGNMFDRMVHGFVIDFIDFYVNDWHYPIFNLADSFICVGAVLVVLEGFLAKPNEAAKSKG
- the fkpB gene encoding FKBP-type peptidyl-prolyl cis-trans isomerase → MSQQVKHDSAVLVHFTLKLEDGSTAESTRANGKPALFRLGDGSLSDALENQLTGLSVGDKHAFTLSPESAFGTKSPDLVQFFSRRDFQETGVPDVGTIMLFSGRDGNEMPGVVREVTEDSITVDFNHPLAGQHIDFDIEVLEIDPQLEEKHADIAG
- the ispH gene encoding 4-hydroxy-3-methylbut-2-enyl diphosphate reductase gives rise to the protein MQILLANPRGFCAGVDRAISIVERALELYGAPIYVRHEVVHNRYVVDSLRQRGAIFIEQISEVPDGSILIFSAHGVSQAVRAQAKERDLTMLFDATCPLVTKVHMEVARASRKGTEAILIGHAGHPEVEGTMGQYSNPKGGMYLVEAPEDVYKLQVKDENNLCFMTQTTLSVDDTSAIIDALRDRFPKIIGPRKDDICYATTNRQEAVRTLADGADVVLVVGSKNSSNSNRLAELAQRVGVPSYLIDSAADIQESWLKDAKSIGVTAGASAPDILVQDVISKLKTFGGMDVINIEGREENIVFEVPKELRVDVKQID
- a CDS encoding SMP-30/gluconolactonase/LRE family protein, producing the protein MSALFRSDVTAIGDYRAELGETPVWCQRTQSLLWVDILAQRVLRYWPETKKTEIHDLPSVTSAVLMTEKRNQFLLVSQDGIHLYDYESKSRQTLCGYPGAEGTRPNEAAIAPDGSLWFGTLDIKEEKNNGAWFRYESGTEAPEMMLDNVGITNTLVWFEGKVWFADTKKNRFYSANARRINPQKISCFSSGDKSPDGSALAQNGWLLTACWGSKCLLRQQINQGELLTLDTVPVPVTQPSCCTFGGPDMTDLYITSARKNLDTPHALEGALLHVQTSTVGVPQNLFKLQKA
- a CDS encoding porin codes for the protein MNFKLNKVTQVATAGLLFGLASFASHAEITLIKQDPQPNDPLSRLQFQVGGSIRPQFQFQNGVKNYKTNGFDGGTRFRFSTDYYLFDDISWINYYELGVNIPALTGWDNHYAAGAHNTSRRMLYTGLKSKTYGQLTFGQQNSVYYDVVGAKTDIWDYDMLAQAPGNGVNGDYDGSYRSRKMLKYKNTFGDADVYASYLFEDSELLTGKNGLRYKRNGGGSVGVDYHITKDLTWGTAYNYTDAEMRNPGDNTSKDYNQSIVGTALSWKPGNWTASFGGGYYHDFLQTGLKNEDHFFAGDAYGLEYFLGYAFPVNQLAVKTIQPYFMGDRLTYVTGRNYQRIDNGLGVSFQLDYGFRVDYEHVFTSSTDNLGDMNLIRLRYDF